A window of the Butyricimonas virosa genome harbors these coding sequences:
- a CDS encoding cell division FtsA domain-containing protein: protein MGFVASLDMGSEKMVMALGEKSGSDCRLVGVISIASQGVKRGKIIDKLRAKACIQRLLDRFKSEYEVHIDALNVALSGAWVKQIEDRENIKFSRPKSIDQGDLQEMEKKCRSVVGAGDEEVVDVIPFAYYVDKESEVNPVGVTAKRLDVHYHVYVARSSELMDLRDMFANLGVDKIDFYSMAGATQKALTTAGSDIFNFALLDLGADSIKVQIFQDGLVYFDEELPLGCSTIDGDINTAFSINDVEKAHKLKEEFGMALRASCKNRKIMIPDTKYCIDSHDLVHVEQSRLEELLEGAIFQMQESGCYEDLDDGILLTGGGSQVVGIEVLLSKLSGHSVGFAKVASVKADREASLKSPVYFTALGLLQCERREVKKPKSGGWFSNFFKE, encoded by the coding sequence ATGGGGTTTGTAGCTTCTTTGGATATGGGGTCTGAAAAAATGGTGATGGCTCTCGGAGAAAAGTCCGGAAGTGATTGTCGTTTGGTCGGTGTCATAAGTATTGCCTCACAAGGAGTTAAACGGGGCAAAATTATTGATAAACTTCGGGCAAAAGCATGTATCCAGCGTTTGTTGGATCGTTTTAAGAGCGAGTATGAGGTTCATATTGATGCTTTGAATGTCGCTTTGAGCGGGGCGTGGGTGAAACAGATTGAAGACCGGGAGAATATCAAGTTTTCCCGTCCGAAGAGTATAGACCAAGGGGATTTGCAGGAGATGGAGAAAAAGTGTCGGAGTGTGGTGGGGGCTGGTGACGAGGAAGTGGTGGATGTCATTCCGTTCGCTTATTACGTGGATAAGGAGAGCGAGGTGAACCCGGTGGGGGTTACGGCAAAACGGTTGGATGTTCATTATCACGTGTATGTGGCAAGGAGTAGTGAGTTGATGGATTTGAGGGATATGTTTGCTAACCTAGGAGTTGATAAGATAGATTTTTATTCGATGGCTGGGGCTACACAGAAGGCTTTGACCACGGCAGGATCGGATATATTTAATTTCGCTTTGCTTGATTTGGGCGCAGATAGTATCAAAGTGCAAATTTTCCAAGACGGACTTGTTTATTTTGACGAGGAGTTGCCGTTGGGGTGTAGCACGATTGACGGGGATATAAATACCGCATTTTCAATTAATGACGTGGAGAAGGCGCACAAGCTGAAAGAAGAGTTCGGTATGGCGTTGCGAGCATCGTGTAAGAATCGGAAGATTATGATTCCCGATACGAAATATTGTATTGATAGTCATGATTTGGTACACGTGGAGCAATCCCGTTTGGAGGAGTTGTTGGAAGGGGCTATTTTCCAAATGCAGGAAAGTGGTTGTTACGAGGATTTGGATGACGGGATTTTGTTGACTGGAGGCGGTAGTCAGGTGGTCGGGATCGAGGTGTTGTTGTCCAAGCTGTCAGGACATTCGGTAGGATTTGCAAAGGTGGCAAGTGTTAAAGCAGATCGGGAGGCTAGTTTGAAGTCCCCGGTGTATTTTACGGCTTTGGGACTGTTGCAGTGTGAACGCCGGGAGGTGAAAAAGCCTAAATCCGGTGGATGGTTTAGTAATTTTTTTAAAGAATAA
- the murD gene encoding UDP-N-acetylmuramoyl-L-alanine--D-glutamate ligase — MKRLVILGGGESGAGAAKLGKKLGYEVFLSDKGKLADKYKRVLEELGVEYEEGQHSEERIFSADLVVKSPGIPDKLPMIVGLREKGIEVISEIEFAGRYTDAKMYCITGSNGKTTTTLLLYHILEKAGYDVGLAGNVGNSLAAQVADDLHRFYVVELSSFQLDGMFQFRCDTAILTNITPDHLDRYDYKFENYANSKFRILNNMRKEDLFIYGYDCEVVRERVEQGDVLPEAVGFTYSNCTGVNAYMDGDTVVARWRDREFRIAKQEVTIQGRHNVYNTMAAILAALKTGVSDEDLRKGLTTFPQVEHRLETVDVVNGVTYINDSKATNVDSAWYALDSMHVPVVWIAGGTDKGNDYSVLFDLVKEKVKLLICMGVDNKKLIKAFSPICEVVDTHSLDETMNVAYRRAEKGDVVLLSPCCASFDLFKNYENRGEMFKEKVKKLKTKR, encoded by the coding sequence ATGAAACGTTTGGTTATTTTAGGCGGAGGAGAAAGTGGGGCGGGAGCTGCCAAGTTAGGAAAGAAGTTGGGGTATGAGGTTTTTTTGTCGGACAAGGGGAAGTTGGCCGACAAGTATAAGCGTGTGTTGGAGGAATTGGGGGTGGAGTATGAAGAGGGACAACACTCGGAAGAACGTATTTTCTCTGCGGATTTGGTGGTGAAAAGTCCGGGTATCCCGGATAAATTGCCGATGATTGTGGGGCTGAGGGAGAAAGGAATCGAGGTGATTTCCGAGATTGAGTTTGCGGGACGGTACACGGATGCGAAGATGTATTGTATTACGGGAAGTAATGGGAAGACGACAACGACATTGTTGTTGTATCATATATTGGAGAAAGCCGGGTATGACGTGGGACTGGCCGGAAACGTGGGAAATAGTCTGGCGGCACAGGTGGCTGATGATTTACACCGGTTTTACGTGGTGGAATTGTCGAGTTTCCAGTTGGACGGAATGTTCCAGTTTCGTTGTGACACGGCCATATTGACAAATATTACACCGGACCATTTGGATCGGTATGATTATAAATTTGAGAATTATGCGAATTCGAAGTTCCGGATATTGAATAATATGCGGAAGGAGGATTTATTTATATATGGTTATGATTGCGAGGTTGTGCGGGAGAGAGTGGAACAGGGGGATGTTTTGCCGGAGGCAGTCGGGTTTACTTATTCGAATTGCACCGGGGTAAATGCTTATATGGATGGGGATACGGTGGTGGCCCGTTGGAGAGATCGGGAGTTCCGGATTGCCAAACAGGAGGTCACGATTCAAGGACGACATAATGTGTATAACACTATGGCGGCAATACTAGCTGCTTTGAAGACTGGGGTGAGTGATGAGGATTTGAGGAAGGGATTGACAACATTCCCGCAGGTGGAACATCGTTTGGAGACGGTGGATGTGGTGAATGGAGTTACTTATATTAATGATTCAAAGGCAACAAACGTGGATTCGGCTTGGTATGCTTTGGATAGTATGCACGTTCCGGTGGTGTGGATTGCGGGAGGAACAGATAAAGGAAATGATTACAGCGTGTTGTTTGATTTGGTGAAGGAGAAGGTGAAGTTGTTGATTTGTATGGGAGTGGATAATAAGAAGTTGATTAAGGCGTTCTCACCGATCTGCGAGGTGGTGGATACTCATAGTCTGGATGAGACGATGAACGTGGCTTATCGCCGGGCTGAGAAGGGGGATGTAGTCCTGCTTTCTCCTTGTTGCGCTAGTTTTGACTTGTTTAAGAATTACGAGAATAGAGGGGAGATGTTTAAGGAGAAGGTGAAAAAGTTAAAAACTAAAAGATAA
- the murG gene encoding undecaprenyldiphospho-muramoylpentapeptide beta-N-acetylglucosaminyltransferase encodes MKKVIISGGGTGGHIFPALSIANALKRLNKDIEILFVGAEGKMEMEKVPEAGYKIVGLPVRGLQRKLTLNNLKVLWNLWRSLKKAKRVVREFKPDVVVGVGGYASGPIGKVATNAGIPLVLQEQNSYAGVTNKLLAKKAAKICVAYEGMERFFPQEKIIFTGNPVRKDLLNAVSERAEGIAFYGLNANKKTVLVTGGSLGAGSINKAMVRWLEKIAGWKDVQVIWQCGSYYHKELEEQLKGRMPENVKFMPFLKRMDLAYACADLVVARAGAGTISELCLLGKAVVLVPSPNVAEDHQTKNAMALVNKQAAVMVKDAEVVERLGGVMERLLQDDGERKSLSEHILTLAMKDSDEVIAREILKIM; translated from the coding sequence ATGAAAAAAGTTATTATTAGTGGAGGCGGAACGGGAGGACATATATTTCCTGCCCTTTCTATTGCGAATGCGCTGAAACGGTTGAATAAGGATATAGAGATTCTATTCGTGGGGGCAGAGGGGAAGATGGAGATGGAGAAGGTGCCGGAGGCCGGGTATAAGATCGTGGGATTACCGGTGAGAGGGTTACAACGTAAGTTGACGTTGAATAATCTGAAGGTGCTGTGGAATTTGTGGAGGAGTTTGAAGAAGGCCAAACGAGTGGTGCGGGAGTTCAAGCCGGATGTAGTGGTCGGTGTTGGGGGATATGCTAGCGGACCGATTGGAAAGGTGGCCACGAATGCGGGTATTCCGTTGGTGTTACAGGAGCAAAATTCTTATGCAGGGGTGACTAATAAGTTGCTGGCAAAGAAGGCTGCTAAGATTTGCGTGGCTTACGAGGGAATGGAACGTTTTTTCCCACAGGAAAAGATTATATTTACAGGGAATCCGGTGCGGAAGGATTTGTTGAATGCCGTGAGTGAACGGGCGGAGGGGATTGCTTTCTACGGGTTGAATGCGAATAAGAAAACGGTGCTGGTTACCGGGGGTAGTTTGGGGGCCGGATCGATTAATAAGGCTATGGTGAGATGGTTGGAGAAGATTGCGGGGTGGAAGGACGTACAGGTGATTTGGCAATGCGGGAGTTATTATCATAAGGAGCTAGAGGAACAATTGAAGGGACGTATGCCGGAAAACGTGAAGTTTATGCCGTTTTTGAAACGCATGGATTTGGCGTATGCCTGTGCTGATTTGGTGGTGGCAAGAGCGGGTGCGGGTACGATTTCAGAGTTGTGCTTGCTGGGAAAAGCCGTGGTGTTAGTGCCCTCGCCTAACGTGGCAGAAGATCACCAGACGAAGAATGCCATGGCTCTGGTGAATAAACAAGCTGCTGTGATGGTGAAGGATGCCGAGGTGGTGGAGCGTTTGGGAGGGGTGATGGAACGCCTGTTGCAGGATGACGGAGAACGGAAAAGTTTGTCCGAGCATATCCTAACGCTGGCAATGAAGGATTCGGATGAGGTGATTGCGAGGGAAATCTTGAAAATAATGTAA
- the murC gene encoding UDP-N-acetylmuramate--L-alanine ligase, translating to MDIKNIKAVYFVGIGGIGMSALARYFKVMGYEVAGYDRTSSPLTRKMTDEEGFEITYEDDEKGVREVFRDKEHTLVVYTPAVPQENRILSFFRDNGYALHKRAEVLGFLSHSKKALCIAGTHGKTTTTTMLAFLLNRSHVGCSAFLGGISSNFGTNLLIDKDSDYVVIEADEYDRSFLHLHPEIAVITAMDADHLDIYGTHEHLIEAFEKFALQTRGELFLRKGLELKKRTITGHYAAGEKADYYADRLRVDYGSYLFDYIGKDVEIRDLRMCFPGRVNVENATAAITVALYAGVTSEEIREALPLFKGVSRRFDVHAKSDRLVYIDDYAHHPREIEASLSSIREMWPDKRLTVAFQPHLYSRTNDFYPEFAKSLNLADQVILLDIYPAREQPIPGVTSGLIAERLTVPFVRVTKEEFPEYVKENVKEGVFMTVGAGDIDRFIPIFTEMFGGTDC from the coding sequence ATGGATATTAAGAATATAAAGGCAGTGTATTTTGTGGGTATCGGGGGGATTGGAATGAGTGCGTTGGCTCGTTATTTTAAGGTGATGGGTTACGAGGTGGCAGGATATGACCGGACATCGTCACCGTTGACACGAAAAATGACGGATGAAGAAGGGTTTGAGATTACTTACGAGGATGACGAGAAGGGAGTTCGGGAGGTTTTCCGGGATAAGGAGCATACGTTGGTGGTATATACCCCGGCGGTACCGCAGGAAAATCGTATTCTTAGTTTTTTCCGGGATAACGGGTACGCTTTGCATAAACGGGCGGAGGTGCTGGGATTTTTGTCCCATAGTAAAAAAGCGCTTTGCATTGCCGGAACGCATGGAAAGACGACGACCACGACGATGCTGGCTTTTCTGTTGAATCGTTCGCACGTGGGATGTAGTGCTTTCCTAGGGGGAATTTCCTCTAATTTCGGTACGAATTTATTGATTGATAAGGATTCGGATTACGTGGTGATCGAGGCGGACGAGTATGATCGTTCCTTTTTGCATTTACATCCGGAGATTGCGGTAATCACGGCTATGGATGCGGATCATCTGGATATATACGGGACGCACGAGCATTTGATTGAGGCTTTCGAGAAGTTTGCCTTGCAGACACGAGGGGAGTTGTTTTTACGTAAAGGGTTGGAATTGAAAAAAAGAACGATTACCGGGCATTATGCTGCCGGGGAGAAAGCGGATTATTATGCCGATCGGTTGCGAGTGGATTACGGGAGTTACTTGTTTGATTATATCGGGAAAGATGTGGAGATAAGGGATTTGAGAATGTGTTTCCCTGGACGGGTGAACGTGGAGAACGCTACGGCCGCAATCACAGTGGCTTTGTATGCAGGAGTGACGTCGGAAGAGATTCGAGAGGCATTGCCTTTGTTTAAAGGGGTTTCCCGGAGATTTGACGTACATGCGAAGAGTGACCGGTTGGTTTATATTGACGATTACGCTCATCATCCGCGGGAGATTGAGGCGTCTCTTTCTTCTATTCGGGAGATGTGGCCGGATAAGAGGTTGACGGTAGCTTTTCAGCCTCATTTGTACTCACGGACAAATGATTTTTACCCGGAGTTTGCGAAGAGTTTGAATCTTGCGGATCAGGTGATTCTGCTGGATATTTATCCGGCACGGGAGCAACCGATTCCGGGGGTGACATCGGGTTTGATTGCTGAGCGACTGACGGTGCCATTCGTGCGGGTGACGAAGGAAGAGTTTCCGGAGTATGTGAAGGAGAACGTAAAGGAGGGAGTTTTTATGACCGTGGGAGCCGGGGATATAGACCGTTTTATTCCGATTTTCACGGAGATGTTTGGAGGGACGGATTGCTGA
- the mraY gene encoding phospho-N-acetylmuramoyl-pentapeptide-transferase encodes MFYHIFDYLEQFDFPGAGMFQYITFRSACAVILSLLIATVVGKRIIRILQKQQVGEEIRDLGLEGQMQKKGTPTMGGVIILLAILVPVILFARLDNVYIQLMIVSTIWLGLIGFLDDYIKVFRKHKEGLKGRFKVIGQVGLGLIVGVTLYVSDDVLIREKVSISEVGVVTSTVDEGFVSENSQTVLTKDIKSTKTTIPFFKNNEFDYAWFGALFGDYAEEIGWIVFIIITIVIVTAVSNGANLTDGLDGLATGTSAIVGATLGILAYVSGNMVYADYLNIMYIPHSGELVVFIAAFIGATIGFLWYNSFPAQVFMGDTGSLSLGGIIAVFAIMIHKELLIPILCGIFLVENLSVMMQVSYFKYTKKKFGEGRRIFLMSPLHHHFQKKGIPEPKIVTRFWIVGIALAVITIVTLKIR; translated from the coding sequence ATGTTTTATCATATCTTTGATTATTTAGAACAGTTTGATTTCCCGGGAGCCGGGATGTTTCAATATATCACGTTCCGGTCAGCCTGTGCGGTGATTTTGTCATTGTTGATTGCCACGGTAGTGGGAAAGCGTATTATCCGCATATTACAGAAACAACAGGTTGGGGAGGAAATCCGGGACTTGGGATTGGAAGGTCAGATGCAGAAGAAGGGAACACCGACGATGGGCGGGGTGATTATCCTGCTGGCGATTCTGGTGCCAGTGATCTTGTTTGCCCGGTTGGATAACGTGTATATCCAGTTGATGATTGTTTCTACGATCTGGTTGGGGTTGATCGGTTTTCTGGATGATTATATCAAGGTGTTCCGGAAGCACAAGGAGGGGTTGAAGGGACGTTTCAAGGTGATCGGACAAGTGGGTCTGGGGCTGATTGTGGGGGTAACTCTTTACGTGAGCGATGACGTGCTGATCCGGGAGAAGGTTTCCATTTCGGAAGTCGGGGTGGTAACCAGCACTGTAGATGAGGGGTTTGTGTCCGAGAATAGCCAGACGGTTCTGACGAAAGATATTAAATCGACCAAGACGACGATTCCTTTTTTCAAGAATAACGAGTTTGATTACGCTTGGTTCGGGGCGCTTTTTGGGGACTATGCCGAGGAGATCGGTTGGATCGTGTTTATTATTATCACGATCGTGATTGTTACAGCGGTGTCGAACGGGGCGAATCTGACGGATGGGTTGGACGGTTTGGCAACGGGGACTTCGGCTATCGTGGGAGCGACACTGGGTATTCTGGCGTACGTGTCGGGTAATATGGTGTATGCGGATTACTTGAATATCATGTATATTCCACATTCGGGTGAGCTGGTGGTGTTTATTGCTGCGTTTATCGGGGCGACGATCGGGTTCCTGTGGTATAACTCGTTCCCGGCTCAAGTGTTTATGGGGGATACGGGGAGTTTGTCGCTGGGGGGAATTATTGCCGTGTTTGCAATCATGATTCATAAGGAGTTGCTGATCCCTATTCTGTGTGGTATTTTCCTCGTGGAGAATTTGTCGGTGATGATGCAGGTCAGTTATTTTAAATATACAAAGAAAAAGTTCGGGGAGGGACGACGGATATTCCTGATGTCCCCGTTACATCACCATTTCCAAAAGAAGGGTATTCCGGAACCGAAGATCGTGACCCGGTTCTGGATCGTGGGAATTGCGTTGGCGGTGATAACGATTGTGACGTTGAAGATACGATAA
- a CDS encoding FtsW/RodA/SpoVE family cell cycle protein, with the protein MLNLKNKVVFKGDRTLWYVVIGLMLASLIVVYSSTGSLAFRVRGGNTSYYLIKQLFLMFGCMVVILTLQSFHYKYFLSFAKIVLGMSLIFLLWAKFAGTTLNDAGRWVTIPGIGFTFQPSEMAKLGIIMYCARAIAFEQTEECCSNNVLWRMTLVVPVLFLIFMENFSTSALLGGVCLVMLFVGRLYWKTYAKLIGVIVGLLILMLAVVFIVPEKHLKSAGRLLTVKSRIEHFVNPSETDSDDSYQSDQAKIAVAKGGLMGLGPGNSVQRNFLPHPYSDFIFAIIVEEYGLVGAGIVMLLYLIILYRVGVIVRRCTRMFPAILVAGLGLCIVFQALINMGVCVGLFPVTGQPLPLVSMGGTSLLFTSASFGMILSVSHTFSEEGEREEKEKLKMAAQGINEEEENEEN; encoded by the coding sequence ATGTTGAATCTAAAGAATAAGGTGGTATTTAAGGGGGATCGGACGTTGTGGTACGTGGTCATCGGGTTGATGCTGGCCTCGTTGATCGTGGTGTATTCTTCGACGGGGAGTCTGGCGTTTCGTGTGCGGGGAGGGAATACCAGTTATTATTTGATTAAGCAGTTGTTTTTGATGTTCGGGTGTATGGTGGTGATTCTGACATTGCAGTCGTTTCACTACAAGTATTTCCTTTCGTTTGCCAAGATCGTACTGGGGATGTCGTTGATATTTCTGTTGTGGGCGAAGTTTGCGGGTACTACGTTGAATGATGCGGGGCGTTGGGTGACGATTCCGGGAATCGGGTTCACGTTCCAGCCTTCGGAAATGGCGAAATTGGGGATTATTATGTACTGTGCCCGTGCGATTGCTTTTGAACAGACGGAGGAGTGTTGTAGCAATAATGTGTTGTGGCGGATGACGTTGGTGGTGCCGGTGCTGTTCTTAATTTTTATGGAGAATTTCTCGACATCGGCGTTGCTGGGCGGGGTTTGTTTGGTGATGTTGTTTGTCGGTCGTTTATACTGGAAGACTTATGCGAAGTTGATAGGGGTGATCGTGGGGTTGCTGATTCTGATGTTGGCGGTTGTCTTTATTGTTCCCGAAAAGCATTTAAAGTCAGCGGGACGTTTACTGACGGTAAAAAGCCGTATAGAGCATTTCGTGAACCCGAGCGAGACGGACAGTGACGATTCGTACCAGTCTGATCAAGCGAAGATTGCCGTGGCAAAAGGAGGATTGATGGGGCTGGGACCGGGAAATAGTGTACAGCGAAATTTCCTGCCTCACCCGTATTCGGATTTTATATTTGCTATCATTGTGGAAGAGTATGGGCTGGTTGGGGCCGGGATCGTGATGTTACTTTACCTGATTATTTTGTATCGTGTAGGGGTGATCGTGCGACGTTGTACGAGGATGTTCCCGGCGATTCTGGTGGCTGGATTAGGGTTGTGTATTGTGTTTCAAGCATTGATTAATATGGGGGTTTGCGTGGGACTTTTTCCCGTGACCGGGCAACCGTTACCGCTGGTGAGTATGGGGGGGACTTCCCTGTTGTTTACGAGTGCTTCTTTTGGGATGATTTTGAGTGTCAGTCATACATTCTCGGAAGAGGGAGAACGGGAAGAGAAGGAGAAACTAAAGATGGCCGCTCAAGGTATAAACGAGGAAGAAGAGAACGAGGAAAATTGA
- the ftsZ gene encoding cell division protein FtsZ, which translates to MVDGLINFNQFEITTPIIKVIGVGGGGGNAVEYMYRQGICDVDFVLCNTDSQILEHSPIPTIIQLGKTLTEGRGAGNRPEIGEAAANESLDDIKALLSTNTKMVFITAAMGGGTGTGAAPVIAKVAKDMGILTVGIVTIPSRFEGPKRLDQAREGVKRLKEHVDSLIIIDNEKIQRIFGSQTLSSAFAKANDVLNIAAKGIAEIITLPGYINVDFADVRTVMTDSGIAIMGAAKASGEDRAKRVIAEALNSPLLNKSDILGASDILLNITSGTDEITMDEMSEITNYVIKEVGDNAAIIWGVGTDEALEDAISVTVIATGFPMEDVENTFTKPLKGVASVNDVSEEAVDAARTKKIKDGVKDYVQVILKESEVVLQPDLSPEKVEELATTPAYTRRHLKIDRP; encoded by the coding sequence ATGGTAGATGGATTGATAAATTTTAACCAGTTTGAGATTACTACCCCGATTATTAAAGTGATCGGAGTCGGAGGTGGTGGCGGTAATGCCGTGGAATACATGTACAGGCAAGGGATTTGTGACGTGGATTTCGTGTTGTGTAATACCGATTCGCAAATATTGGAACATAGTCCTATTCCGACCATTATTCAATTGGGGAAGACCCTGACTGAAGGACGGGGAGCGGGGAACCGACCGGAAATCGGAGAGGCTGCCGCTAACGAGAGTCTTGATGATATAAAAGCGTTGTTGAGTACCAATACGAAGATGGTGTTTATCACGGCAGCAATGGGGGGTGGTACCGGGACCGGTGCGGCACCCGTGATTGCCAAGGTTGCCAAGGATATGGGTATTCTGACAGTGGGTATTGTTACGATACCTTCCCGTTTCGAGGGGCCGAAACGTTTGGATCAGGCTCGTGAAGGGGTAAAAAGATTAAAAGAACACGTGGATTCTTTGATTATCATAGATAATGAAAAGATACAACGGATATTCGGATCGCAGACATTGTCGAGTGCATTTGCCAAGGCTAACGACGTGTTGAATATTGCTGCCAAGGGTATTGCGGAGATTATTACGTTACCGGGATATATAAACGTTGACTTTGCTGACGTGAGAACGGTGATGACGGATAGTGGAATTGCTATTATGGGTGCGGCGAAAGCCTCCGGTGAAGACCGGGCCAAACGGGTGATTGCCGAGGCTTTGAATAGCCCTCTGCTGAATAAGAGCGATATACTGGGAGCTAGTGACATCTTGTTGAATATTACATCCGGGACGGATGAAATTACGATGGATGAGATGAGTGAAATCACGAATTACGTGATTAAGGAAGTAGGTGATAATGCAGCTATAATCTGGGGTGTGGGAACCGATGAGGCGCTGGAAGACGCAATTTCCGTGACGGTGATTGCTACCGGCTTTCCCATGGAGGACGTGGAAAACACGTTCACGAAACCCTTGAAGGGAGTTGCGTCCGTGAATGATGTTTCGGAGGAGGCGGTGGATGCCGCCCGTACGAAAAAAATCAAGGACGGGGTAAAGGATTACGTACAGGTTATTTTAAAGGAATCGGAGGTTGTGCTTCAACCGGATCTGTCACCCGAAAAAGTAGAAGAATTGGCAACGACTCCGGCGTATACACGGAGACATTTAAAAATAGACAGACCCTAG
- a CDS encoding cell division protein FtsQ/DivIB, producing the protein MATKSGEVTCRGVRVAVKNTDVNVFVDEEDVMKAIKKGYGDIMDKSILAVNKDSLERVLVKNPMIKSAQVYYSLDGYIHVNIQQREPVLRVLTGEGYYVDRDGRVMPLSSKFTSRVVVATGDINKKFACEKLGPFAMKLKNEPFWDAYIEQLVVRSNEDVVMIPKVGDFRIVLGKVDDCDARLEKLILFLKDGITKKGWNRYKEINLKFDNQVVCVRK; encoded by the coding sequence GTGGCGACAAAATCGGGGGAGGTAACATGTAGAGGGGTACGGGTGGCTGTCAAAAATACGGATGTTAACGTGTTTGTCGACGAGGAGGATGTTATGAAGGCGATAAAGAAGGGGTACGGAGACATTATGGACAAAAGTATATTGGCGGTGAATAAAGATAGTTTGGAAAGGGTGCTTGTCAAGAATCCGATGATTAAATCGGCTCAGGTTTACTACAGTTTAGACGGTTATATTCATGTAAATATCCAGCAACGTGAACCTGTTTTGAGAGTACTAACGGGTGAAGGGTATTATGTGGATCGTGACGGGAGAGTGATGCCGTTGTCTTCTAAGTTTACTTCCAGGGTTGTTGTAGCAACCGGTGATATAAATAAGAAATTTGCTTGCGAGAAATTGGGTCCTTTCGCAATGAAATTGAAGAATGAACCATTTTGGGACGCGTATATCGAACAACTGGTTGTGAGGTCGAACGAGGATGTTGTGATGATTCCTAAAGTAGGGGATTTTCGGATTGTGTTGGGAAAGGTGGATGATTGCGATGCCAGGTTGGAGAAGTTGATATTGTTTCTGAAGGACGGTATCACGAAAAAAGGGTGGAATCGTTATAAGGAGATCAATTTGAAGTTTGACAACCAAGTTGTTTGTGTTAGAAAATAA
- the ftsZ gene encoding cell division protein FtsZ, producing the protein MLNEDDLLVVNIPPQEESIIKVIGVGGGGSNAVNHMCRQGIRGVEFVVCNTDIQALRISPVKNRIQIGKELTEGRGAGSLPERGKQSAIESLDYIKTILERNTKMVFITAGMGGGTGTGAAPIIAKQARELGILTIGIVTIPFSFEGRKRVEQAMEGVDELSNYVDALLIICNEKLRDMYGDLKLSKAFEMADNVLTIAAKSIAEIITLKGFVNVDFADVEVVMRNSGVALMGAGESVGENRALEAAKMALESPLLNSNDIRGASNILLNMLYGSKEITMDEITLITDYVKELVGNDVDVIWGAGKDDALGDELHVAVIATGFNGSPIERKKTNISFKVETVEDLEMQTVDARKLEEEERMRKQKLEESRRLRQQRGEQRRDIGKRQRAIVFDDDDDDEPVREEETHRKRIEEYDREFEQENGRKRGKNEVPDVDSWFKRKLGNMFNEDMNRDSQM; encoded by the coding sequence ATGCTTAATGAAGATGATTTATTGGTTGTGAATATTCCACCACAGGAAGAATCAATTATCAAGGTGATCGGAGTGGGGGGAGGCGGTAGTAATGCCGTGAACCATATGTGCCGTCAGGGTATTCGGGGCGTAGAGTTCGTGGTGTGTAACACGGATATACAGGCGTTGCGGATTAGTCCCGTGAAGAATCGTATTCAGATCGGTAAGGAGCTTACCGAGGGGCGTGGAGCGGGAAGTTTGCCGGAACGCGGTAAACAGTCGGCTATTGAAAGTCTGGATTATATCAAAACGATATTGGAGCGTAACACGAAAATGGTGTTTATCACGGCAGGTATGGGAGGTGGAACCGGAACGGGTGCCGCACCTATTATTGCCAAACAAGCTCGAGAGTTAGGTATTCTGACTATCGGAATAGTGACTATTCCTTTCAGTTTTGAGGGACGAAAACGGGTGGAGCAAGCTATGGAAGGGGTTGATGAGTTGTCGAATTATGTAGATGCTCTGTTGATTATCTGTAACGAGAAGTTGCGGGATATGTACGGGGATTTGAAGTTGTCGAAAGCGTTCGAGATGGCGGATAACGTGTTGACAATTGCGGCTAAGAGTATAGCGGAGATCATCACGTTGAAGGGATTCGTGAACGTGGACTTTGCCGACGTGGAGGTGGTGATGCGGAATAGTGGGGTGGCTCTGATGGGTGCCGGAGAATCGGTTGGGGAGAATCGTGCGTTGGAGGCTGCGAAAATGGCATTGGAATCGCCCTTGTTGAATAGTAATGATATTCGGGGGGCATCTAATATATTGTTGAATATGTTGTACGGTAGTAAGGAGATCACGATGGACGAGATTACCTTGATTACCGATTACGTGAAGGAGTTGGTCGGAAATGATGTGGACGTGATCTGGGGTGCCGGTAAGGATGATGCTCTAGGTGATGAGTTGCACGTGGCTGTGATCGCTACCGGGTTTAACGGTTCGCCGATCGAGAGGAAGAAGACGAATATTTCTTTCAAGGTGGAGACGGTGGAAGATTTGGAAATGCAGACAGTGGATGCCCGGAAGTTGGAGGAAGAGGAGCGGATGCGCAAGCAAAAACTGGAGGAAAGTCGTCGGTTACGTCAACAGCGAGGTGAACAGCGGCGAGATATCGGGAAACGTCAACGGGCAATCGTGTTTGACGACGATGATGACGATGAACCGGTTCGGGAAGAGGAGACTCACCGGAAACGGATCGAGGAGTATGACCGGGAGTTTGAACAGGAGAACGGACGCAAACGGGGAAAGAATGAGGTGCCGGATGTGGACAGTTGGTTCAAGCGTAAGCTGGGGAATATGTTCAACGAGGATATGAATAGGGATTCACAAATGTAA